The following proteins are encoded in a genomic region of Hirundo rustica isolate bHirRus1 chromosome 15, bHirRus1.pri.v3, whole genome shotgun sequence:
- the LITAF gene encoding lipopolysaccharide-induced tumor necrosis factor-alpha factor — translation MMSAPSGNAVPSAPPSYEETVGINMNYPHPYPVPGPGQKPDGKGMNPPPHMGQPPPVNNPVTVQTVYVQQPVVFCDRPVQMCCPSCNQMMVTRLSYDAGALTWLSCGGLCLLGCVAGCCLIPFCIDALKDVDHTCPKCSALVGSYKRL, via the exons ATGATGTCTGCTCCAAGTGGCAACGCTGTCCCATCTGCACCACCTTCTTATGAGGAAACCGTGGGAATCAATATGAACTATCCTCACCCCTATCCTGTCCCTGGCCCTGGCCAGAAGCCAGATGGGAAGGGAATGAACCCTCCCCCACACATGGGACAACCTCCACCAGTAAATAACCCCG TTACTGTTCAGACGGTGTATGTGCAGCAGCCAGTAGTGTTCTGTGACCGCCCAGTTCAGATGTGCTGCCCTTCCTGTAACCAGATGATGGTGACACGTCTCTCCTACGACGCAGGAGCTTTGACCTGGCTGTCATGTGGTGGCCTCTGCTTGCTGGG GTGTGTAGCAGGCTGCTGCTTAATTCCTTTCTGCATTGATGCCCTAAAGGATGTGGATCACACCTGCCCAAAGTGTAGTGCTCTTGTTGGTTCTTACAAACGTTTATAG